A segment of the Butyrivibrio fibrisolvens genome:
ATTTCTGACCGACCTTCAGGAAAGAGTTAATTCTCTTACACCTATGAAGACTGGAACCTCCATAGTTGTTGCCGGTGATTATATTATCTCCTATGTTGACTCATCTCTTAACGGCGGCAAAATTTCCACAAGTGGAAGTCCTCTTCTTACAGCACTTAAAGCACATATTGATAGTGGTTCCGAAGATATAATCACTCTTACAAGAGACAATACAGACACCGAGCTTTACATTGCAACATATCCTATTCAGGGAACAACATGGACTATCGCATCCGCTGTTCCGGTAAAAGACGTCGAAGCAAGCGCAAACAGATTCATGAATTATGCTATTGGCGGACTCATTGTACTTATTGCTCTTATAACAGCTGTAATCCTTATAACTATCAATCGCGTAATAACCAAACCTGTAAAAGGACTTTCTGAAAGCATTCTCAAGATCTCAGGCGGCGACTTTACAACCAAGATGCCGGCTGACAAAGGTGATGAGATAGGTCTTATCAGTAAAGAAATGGGCAATTACGTTCAGATCATGAATAATACCATCAATTCCATTCAGTCCAAAGCCGAACAGCTCAAAGATGACTCCAATTCTTCCAAAGATGCATCAGAGAAGATGACTGAAGGAGCTAATGAACAGTCTGTTTCCATGGGTCAGATCCAGACTACCATGGATGATATCACAAATGCCGTATCAGAGCTTGCAGGTAACGCAACACAGCTTGCCAGTGCTGTTGCAGATCTTACTGACAGCGGTAATAAGACCAACGATATCATGCTAAATCTTGTAGATCAGGCCGATATCGGACAGCATGATATGAACAATGTTCAAAAGAATATGGAATCCATAACAAGTTCAATGAGTGAAATGAACGATGTTGTTAAGACAGTTGGTGAATCCGCAGATAAGATCACCGAGATCGTTGAAATGATCGATTCTATTGCCCAGCAGACCAATCTTCTTTCACTCAATGCTTCTATTGAAGCTGCAAGAGCCGGTGAAGCAGGTAAAGGCTTCGCTGTCGTTGCTGACGAGATTGGTAAACTTGCTCAGAACAGCCAGGATGCTGCCAAAGAGATCAGTACTATCATCACTGAGATCACTCAGCTTATAGGCAATCTTGCCACCAAATCACAGGTTAATATGGATGCCATCCAAAACAGTAGTGATGCTGTATCCAAGGCAGGTGACAGTTTCAATAAGATCTATGAAGATCTTAACAGTACCGCCAATACCATGAAAGACATGATCAGCATGATGAGTAACGTTAATGATATTGCATCAAGCGTAGCTGCCATCTCCGAGGAGCAGTCAGCAAGTTCTGAAGAAGTTAACGCAACTATCGTAAATCTTGCTGAGAATGCAAAAGAGATCGCAGATGAATCCAATGGTGTTGAACAGGTTGCAATATCAGTTTCAAATTCTGCTGTATCAATTAACGAAGAACTTAGTAAGTTCAAGATAGTTCAGGGATAATGTGACCTATCGCTAAGTAATTTATAAATTTGACTTTTCAACCTCCAATTTCAATAAATAAGGGCATGTCGCAACATTCTGTGACATGCCCATTATTATTCTTAATCTTTTTAATATGAATTCTTGTAGACAAGATTAGGATATTACATTTTCTGCGTATTTCATTATCCAATCGATCATACACCATTACATATCCGGCATCTTGTCTGTAAAAAAGCAGGCGTCTCCAAATGAAAAGAATCTGTACCCTTTTTTAATAGCTTCATTATAAGCATTAAGCACGTGATCTCTTCCCGCAAGAGCTGAAACCAGCATTACAAGTGTTGACTCCGGAAGGTGGAAATTAGTGATAAGGCAGTCAAGAACCTTAAACTTATATCCGGGGTAGATGAATATTGAAGTGTTATCTGAGCACTCCTTAAGGTGACCGTTCTCATCTGCGGCACTTTCAATTGTACGACAGCTCGTAGTACCAACGCAGATAACTCTGTGTCCTGACTCTTTTGCCTTATTGATCTTGTCTGCAGCTTCCTGAGTTACCTGATACCACTCGGTATGCATGTGGTGTTCAAGTACGTTATCAACCTTAACAGGTCTGAAAGTTCCAAGACCTACGTGAAGAGTTACATAGGCAAGGTCGATACCTTTTTTCTCAATAGCATCAAGAAGCTCTGTTGTAAAGTGAAGACCTGCTGTAGGCGCTGCTGCTGAGCCGTCGAACTTGGCATAAACAGTCTGGTACATGTTCTTGTCCTGAAGCTTATGTGTGATATAAGGAGGAAGCGGCATCTCACCAAGTGAATCAAGCACTTCTTCCCAGATTCCATCATAATAGAACTTAACAAGTCTGTTGCCATCTTCTACTACTTCAAGGATCTCAGCTTTAAGTCTTCCATCACCAAATGTAACTCTTGCTCCGGGACGAAGCTTCTTACCAGGCTTAACAAGTGTCTCCCAGACATCGTTCTCTCTTCTTTTAAGAAGAAGGATTTCGCACCCTGCTCCTGTTCCTTCTTTGGTGCCATAGAGTCTTGCAGGTATAACCTTGGTATTATTAAGAACAAGGCAGTCGCCCGGCTCAAGGTAGTCAATTATATCTTTGAAAACATGGTGCTGGATAGCGCCAGTCTCTTTATCCATCACAAGAAGTTTAGATGCAGCACGGTCTTCAAGAGGGTCCTGCGCTATAAGCTCCTGTGGAAGGTCAAAATAATAATCCGATGTACGAAGTCCAAGCATCGGATCATTTAATTCGTTGTTATTTTCATTGGTACTCATAAAATTACTTCCTTACTATCTTCAAATAAAAATCAAATCGTCATGCAATGATAGATTTTACACCTTTTATCCAATAAAACAATCCTTTTTCCATCTCTTATACTATCATTCTGTAAAAAATTCATCAAATAATCACAAAAACGCTTCCACACTTTAACGCTTTAATGATATAATAAATAACAGTATGTTACTGTTCATAAATAGCAGAAAGTCCTTGTATAGCTGACTGCATCTATATATGAAACAGTATTGGCAAAAAATTAGGAGGAGATACAGTCATGAAAGAAATTATGTTAGGCAATAAAGCCCTTGCTCGCGGTCTGTACGAAGCAGGTGTATGTGTTGCCAGCAGCTATCCCGGTACACCCAGTACCGAGACCACGGAGGAAGCTGCCAAGTATGATGAAATCTACTGCGAATGGGCACCAAATGAGAAGGTAGCGCTGGAGACAGCCTTTGGTGCATCCCTTGC
Coding sequences within it:
- a CDS encoding methyl-accepting chemotaxis protein; this encodes MAKNSAAPQSGKVKKSISKTLLISLMPIIVIGIVAIIAFLTLNAKSNITELSLMDLQAETQANALNLGTSFRMLTAKFGEYCDTLEQVEFKDHDAMLKYIEPSTNYKAIENSGLYIGFSDDTYIFANGTIQDESWKPTERGWYQAGLGHETFVETDPYVDSSTNALCVTFVRQNDFYNGEVGVCATDVFLTDLQERVNSLTPMKTGTSIVVAGDYIISYVDSSLNGGKISTSGSPLLTALKAHIDSGSEDIITLTRDNTDTELYIATYPIQGTTWTIASAVPVKDVEASANRFMNYAIGGLIVLIALITAVILITINRVITKPVKGLSESILKISGGDFTTKMPADKGDEIGLISKEMGNYVQIMNNTINSIQSKAEQLKDDSNSSKDASEKMTEGANEQSVSMGQIQTTMDDITNAVSELAGNATQLASAVADLTDSGNKTNDIMLNLVDQADIGQHDMNNVQKNMESITSSMSEMNDVVKTVGESADKITEIVEMIDSIAQQTNLLSLNASIEAARAGEAGKGFAVVADEIGKLAQNSQDAAKEISTIITEITQLIGNLATKSQVNMDAIQNSSDAVSKAGDSFNKIYEDLNSTANTMKDMISMMSNVNDIASSVAAISEEQSASSEEVNATIVNLAENAKEIADESNGVEQVAISVSNSAVSINEELSKFKIVQG
- the queA gene encoding tRNA preQ1(34) S-adenosylmethionine ribosyltransferase-isomerase QueA → MSTNENNNELNDPMLGLRTSDYYFDLPQELIAQDPLEDRAASKLLVMDKETGAIQHHVFKDIIDYLEPGDCLVLNNTKVIPARLYGTKEGTGAGCEILLLKRRENDVWETLVKPGKKLRPGARVTFGDGRLKAEILEVVEDGNRLVKFYYDGIWEEVLDSLGEMPLPPYITHKLQDKNMYQTVYAKFDGSAAAPTAGLHFTTELLDAIEKKGIDLAYVTLHVGLGTFRPVKVDNVLEHHMHTEWYQVTQEAADKINKAKESGHRVICVGTTSCRTIESAADENGHLKECSDNTSIFIYPGYKFKVLDCLITNFHLPESTLVMLVSALAGRDHVLNAYNEAIKKGYRFFSFGDACFFTDKMPDM